Proteins encoded within one genomic window of Methanothrix harundinacea 6Ac:
- a CDS encoding endonuclease/exonuclease/phosphatase family protein: protein MVTRGGGGRKPSTSVGRGPEFTVMTYNVGNGLARPDRLASALRSSGAGVIGLQELDQSQSRALEGSLSEEYPYQILLPAGFEGMGLLSRYPATSAEVISLPPTADLICTLDLEGRKVTIIVAHPPPPISFSGMGFGGRTEARIRRVIEAATSAPPSVILGDLNAASWQKTCCQLRGAGLLDAFAAAGRGRGSTLPVRLGRWRRLEAVNRILMGLPLLPLVRVDYIWHTSDIQALGAWLGEDAGSDHLPVLARLALRV, encoded by the coding sequence ATGGTGACGAGGGGCGGCGGAGGACGGAAGCCCAGCACCTCTGTTGGTCGGGGCCCCGAGTTCACAGTGATGACCTACAACGTGGGAAACGGCCTCGCCAGGCCTGATCGCCTGGCATCGGCCCTCCGATCCTCCGGAGCCGGGGTTATAGGCCTTCAGGAGCTGGATCAATCGCAATCTCGGGCCCTCGAGGGGTCCCTTTCCGAAGAGTACCCTTACCAAATCCTCTTGCCGGCGGGGTTCGAGGGGATGGGCCTCCTCAGCCGCTATCCTGCGACCTCGGCGGAGGTGATCTCCCTTCCTCCCACCGCCGATCTGATCTGTACCCTCGACCTGGAGGGAAGGAAGGTCACCATCATCGTAGCCCACCCCCCGCCCCCCATCAGCTTTTCGGGGATGGGGTTCGGGGGGAGGACGGAAGCCCGGATCCGGAGAGTGATCGAGGCTGCCACCTCTGCCCCCCCCTCGGTGATCCTGGGGGACTTAAATGCGGCGAGCTGGCAGAAGACCTGCTGCCAGCTCAGGGGAGCGGGGCTCCTCGATGCTTTCGCCGCTGCCGGGAGGGGGCGGGGCTCCACCCTCCCCGTCCGCCTGGGGCGGTGGAGGCGGCTTGAGGCGGTGAACCGGATCCTTATGGGCTTGCCCCTCCTCCCTCTCGTCAGGGTGGATTACATCTGGCACACCTCCGATATTCAGGCCCTGGGGGCGTGGCTGGGAGAGGACGCCGGATCCGATCACCTCCCGGTCCTGGCCCGCCTCGCTCTCAGGGTTTGA
- a CDS encoding ABC transporter ATP-binding protein has product MVKITIKNLSFSYGSRRILDDLNLVVGDSEVLSLVGPNGSGKTTLIKCIDRILKPKGTIILDGGRNLQSLSRQEVARFIGYVPQSTTSSLTTTVFDTILMGRRPRMGWRVAEEDIDRVVEVMRLLHVEEFALKDFSELSGGQKQRVLIARALAQEPEVLLLDEPTSNLDVKHQLEAMDTVRSIVKKTGISAVMAIHDLNLAARYSDSLVMLKEGRIYAVGDPISLLTKENIRTIFGVEAVVMKDLDRPYVVPIRSLNGGGPSD; this is encoded by the coding sequence TTGGTGAAGATCACCATCAAAAACCTCAGCTTCTCCTACGGCAGCAGGAGGATCCTGGATGATCTGAACCTCGTCGTCGGAGACTCCGAGGTCCTGAGCCTAGTCGGACCCAACGGATCGGGGAAGACGACCCTCATCAAGTGCATCGACCGGATCCTGAAGCCAAAAGGGACGATCATCCTGGACGGCGGCCGCAACCTCCAGAGCTTGAGCCGCCAGGAGGTGGCAAGGTTCATAGGGTACGTACCCCAGTCGACGACCAGCTCCCTCACCACCACCGTATTCGACACCATCCTCATGGGAAGAAGACCAAGGATGGGGTGGAGGGTCGCCGAAGAGGATATCGACCGGGTAGTCGAGGTGATGAGGCTCCTCCACGTCGAGGAGTTCGCCCTCAAGGACTTCTCCGAGCTGTCAGGAGGCCAGAAGCAGCGTGTCCTGATCGCCCGGGCCCTGGCCCAGGAGCCCGAGGTCCTACTTCTGGACGAGCCGACATCCAACCTCGACGTCAAGCACCAGCTCGAGGCCATGGATACGGTCAGGTCCATTGTCAAGAAGACCGGCATATCCGCGGTGATGGCCATCCACGACCTGAACCTCGCAGCCCGGTACTCCGACTCCCTCGTGATGCTGAAGGAGGGGAGGATTTACGCCGTCGGGGACCCCATCTCCCTCCTGACCAAAGAGAACATCAGGACCATCTTCGGAGTCGAGGCGGTCGTCATGAAGGACCTAGATCGCCCTTACGTCGTACCGATCAGGTCCCTGAACGGAGGCGGACCGTCGGATTGA
- a CDS encoding FecCD family ABC transporter permease, whose protein sequence is MSPGTPADASELRDEYSRFVGRKVLFILASVAGIVVLAGVAATLGSAKITPVEVYTAILARFFPDTFQTTSFIETIVWQLRLHRVLMAIFAGMGLAVAGAAMQGILKNPLASPFTLGIASAASFGASLAIILGAGFASGQWLIVGNAFIFTMLASMTVYGLARYKGITPETMILAGIAIMYLFSAMTSFLQYIGKSEQVHEVVFWMMGSLGRSSWDKVAIIAMVTVVCTVALVYFAWDINAMGAGDETAKSLGVNVEFVRVLCMMLASLITASVICFTGTIGFIGLVAPHITRMVVGGDHRFLLPASALVGALILLAADTVARTVLAPVILPVGIMTSFLGVPFFIYLFLRRRKEYW, encoded by the coding sequence ATGTCACCAGGTACGCCGGCAGACGCCTCGGAGCTGAGGGATGAGTACTCCCGGTTCGTCGGGAGGAAGGTCCTCTTCATCCTCGCTTCGGTGGCCGGGATCGTGGTCCTGGCCGGGGTCGCCGCCACCCTCGGCTCCGCCAAGATCACCCCGGTCGAGGTCTACACCGCCATCCTGGCCCGGTTCTTCCCCGACACGTTCCAGACGACGAGCTTCATCGAGACGATCGTATGGCAGCTGCGGCTCCACCGGGTGCTGATGGCCATCTTCGCCGGGATGGGGCTAGCCGTCGCCGGGGCTGCGATGCAGGGGATCTTAAAAAACCCCCTGGCTAGCCCCTTCACCCTCGGGATAGCATCCGCCGCCAGCTTCGGGGCGTCCCTCGCCATCATCCTCGGGGCCGGGTTTGCCAGCGGTCAGTGGCTTATTGTCGGAAACGCGTTCATATTCACGATGCTGGCATCGATGACCGTCTACGGCCTTGCCAGGTACAAGGGGATCACCCCGGAGACGATGATCCTCGCCGGGATCGCCATCATGTACCTATTCAGTGCCATGACATCCTTCCTGCAGTACATCGGAAAGTCCGAGCAGGTCCACGAGGTGGTATTCTGGATGATGGGAAGCCTCGGCCGGTCATCCTGGGATAAGGTGGCGATAATTGCCATGGTGACCGTCGTCTGCACCGTCGCCCTCGTATACTTCGCCTGGGACATCAACGCCATGGGGGCCGGGGACGAGACGGCCAAGAGCCTCGGGGTGAACGTCGAGTTCGTACGGGTATTATGCATGATGCTGGCATCCCTCATCACGGCGAGCGTCATATGTTTCACCGGGACGATCGGGTTCATAGGACTCGTCGCGCCCCACATCACAAGGATGGTCGTCGGGGGGGACCATCGGTTCCTTCTACCGGCCTCGGCCCTCGTCGGCGCCCTCATACTCCTGGCCGCCGACACCGTCGCCAGGACCGTCCTCGCGCCGGTGATCCTGCCGGTGGGGATCATGACATCCTTCCTCGGCGTTCCGTTCTTCATTTACCTGTTCTTGAGAAGGAGGAAGGAGTATTGGTGA
- a CDS encoding metallophosphoesterase family protein, whose protein sequence is MRILAMADLHGRSEELSALRGVEADLIAFCGDLHNLDRGDEARRVAEALAGLGPPVLIVPGNMDPKETAPSVWKAAGLRIVHRRSHRHGDCGFIGFGGMVIRDPMRLQSPARYYHTDDDIYRSLTRLYGDISDCRRKIVLTHQPPRGSRDLIYSGERTGSFGLRRFVEERHPDLLICGHIHEDRGYGEIGPTRVVNVGEMRRGYAAVIELDEGIEVGWIEP, encoded by the coding sequence ATGAGAATTCTCGCCATGGCCGATCTTCACGGGCGTTCTGAAGAGTTATCTGCTCTCCGGGGCGTAGAAGCCGATCTGATCGCCTTCTGCGGAGACCTCCACAACCTGGATCGGGGCGACGAGGCGAGGCGGGTGGCTGAAGCCCTGGCTGGGCTTGGCCCCCCTGTCCTGATCGTGCCTGGGAACATGGACCCCAAGGAGACTGCTCCCTCGGTGTGGAAGGCCGCCGGGCTGAGGATCGTCCATCGCCGCTCTCATCGGCACGGAGACTGCGGGTTCATCGGGTTTGGCGGCATGGTGATCCGCGATCCCATGCGGCTCCAGAGCCCGGCTCGATACTACCACACCGACGACGACATCTATCGATCGCTCACCCGCCTCTATGGGGATATATCCGATTGTCGCCGCAAGATCGTCCTCACCCACCAGCCGCCGAGGGGCTCCAGGGACCTCATCTACAGCGGCGAGAGGACCGGGTCTTTTGGCCTCCGCCGCTTCGTCGAAGAGCGCCACCCCGACCTTCTGATATGCGGCCACATCCACGAGGACCGGGGATACGGAGAGATCGGCCCCACCCGAGTCGTCAACGTCGGAGAGATGCGCCGGGGATATGCGGCAGTCATAGAGCTGGACGAGGGGATTGAGGTCGGATGGATAGAGCCTTGA